A genomic region of Nymphaea colorata isolate Beijing-Zhang1983 chromosome 2, ASM883128v2, whole genome shotgun sequence contains the following coding sequences:
- the LOC116249268 gene encoding uncharacterized protein LOC116249268, translating to MKECVRGMPENGYYSCKKTDDICEDVCGEDSTRAAMSLSRMKCICRGLNLRLFLLLFAGVPLFILVIYLHGQKVTYFLRPIWESPPKPFNMIPHYYYENASMEHLCELHGWGIRESPRRVFDAVLFSNELDILSIRWKELNPYISHFILLESNSTFTGLPKPFVFQNNRHKFNFVEPRLTYGTIAGRFRKGENPFVEEAYQRVALDQLLRIAGITNDDLLIMSDVDEIPSRHTINLLRWCDEIPPVLHLQLRNYLYSFEFLVDYKSWRASVHRYQAGKTRYAHYRQTDNMLADSGWHCSFCFRHISEFIFKMKAYSHVDRVRFSYYLNPSRIQDVICRGADLFEMLPEEYTFKEIIGKLGPIPSSYSAVNLPYYVIENADNYKFLLPGNCLRETG from the exons ATGAAGGAGTGTGTGCGCGGGATGCCGGAGAATGGGTATTACTCCTGCAAGAAGACCGATGACATCTGTGAAGACGTCTGCGGCGAG GATTCAACTCGGGCCGCAATGAGTTTGTCCAGGATGAAATGCATTTGCAGAGGGTTGAATTTGAGATTGTTTCTCCTTCTATTTGCTGGTGTTCCACTGTTTATACTTGTGATCTATTTGCATGGACAAAAAGTTACATATTTCCTACGGCCTATATGGGAATCCCCACCAAAACCATTTAACATGATTCCACATTACTATTACGAGAATGCATCCATGGAGCACCTATGCGAGCTTCATGGATGGGGGATCCGTGAGTCACCAAGGCGTGTCTTTGATGCAGTGCTTTTCAGCAACGAATTGGATATTCTCAGTATCAGATGGAAGGAGCTAAACCCTTATATATCTCACTTCATTCTCCTTGAATCGAACTCCACATTCACAGGTCTGCCCAAGCCTTTTGTGTTCCAGAATAATCGACATAAATTCAATTTCGTAGAGCCTAGACTGACCTATGGAACGATTGCTGGAAGATTCCGGAAGGGAGAGAACCCTTTTGTTGAAGAAGCATATCAACGGGTTGCTCTCGATCAGCTTCTAAGAATTGCAGGCATAACAAATGATGATCTTTTGATCATGTCTGATGTTGATGAGATCCCAAGTAGGCACACAATCAATCTCTTAAGATGGTGTGACGAAATCCCTCCTGTTCTGCACCTCCAGCTTCGGAATTATTTATATTCCTTTGAGTTCTTAGTTGATTATAAGAGCTGGCGTGCATCAGTACACAGGTATCAAGCTGGTAAAACAAGGTATGCACACTACAGGCAGACAGATAATATGTTGGCAGATTCGGGATGGCATTGTAGTTTCTGTTTCCGCCATATTAGTGAATTCATATTTAAAATGAAGGCATACAGTCATGTTGATCGAGTTAGATTCTCTTACTACTTGAATCCATCAAGAATTCAGGATGTCATTTGCAGAGGGGCAGACTTGTTTGAGATGTTGCCAGAGGAATACACATTCAAAGAAATTATTGGAAAGTTGGGGCCCATTCCGAGTTCATATTCAGCAGTTAATCTTCCATACTATGTCATTGAGAATGCAGACAATTACAAGTTTCTTTTGCCTGGTAATTGTTTACGTGAGACTGGCTAA
- the LOC116248557 gene encoding GDSL esterase/lipase At3g26430-like encodes MAAELRLLLLLVCWTALASSRCEFPAIFNFGDSNSDTGGLSASFGEAVPPNGESFFHGPAGRFCDGRLVIDFIAQHSGLPYLNAYLDSVGSNFSHGANFATAGSTILRQNTTLFQSGFSPFSLDVQSWQFNQFKTRGGVAYGKGGVYRELLPKQQVFSKALYTFDIGQNDLTSGLFRNLSIDEVKAYIPDALAQFSDVVKGIYDQGGRSFWIHNTGPFGCLAYVLERLPVLASQIDQAGCATPFNELAQFFNEKLNQTVVRLRKHFPHAVFTYVDVYSVKYELISQAKKNGFGNPLRACCGHGGKYNYNMNLGCGGKKKVAGRQVLVGSSCADPWRYVNWDGVHYTQAGNKFVFDHIVDGKFSDPPRPLRLACHKHI; translated from the exons ATGGCTGCCGAGCTCCGCTTGCTTCTGTTGCTTGTTTGCTGGACGGCGCTTGCTTCTTCGAGATGTGAATTCCCCGCAATCTTCAACTTCGGCGATTCGAACTCCGACACCGGCGGCCTCTCGGCCTCGTTCGGCGAGGCTGTCCCTCCCAACGGAGAGTCCTTCTTCCACGGACCCGCCGGAAGATTCTGCGACGGCCGCCTCGTCATCGACTTCATCG CCCAACACTCTGGATTACCATACCTCAACGCCTACCTTGACTCAGTGGGATCAAATTTCAGCCATGGAGCCAACTTTGCAACTGCGGGATCAACTATTCTTCGACAGAACACCACCCTTTTCCAGAGCGGGTTCAGTCCTTTCTCATTAGATGTTCAGTCATGGCAATTCAATCAGTTCAAAACGCGAGGGGGTGTCGCGTATGGAAAGG GTGGAGTTTACAGGGAATTGCTGCCCAAGCAACAAGTATTCAGCAAAGCACTCTACACATTTGATATAGGCCAGAATGACCTCACATCTGGGCTGTTTCGTAACTTGTCAATAGATGAAGTGAAGGCCTATATCCCTGATGCTCTTGCTCAGTTCTCTGATGTAGTTAAG GGAATATATGATCAAGGAGGGAGGTCATTCTGGATCCACAACACCGGTCCATTCGGGTGCCTTGCATACGTCTTGGAACGCCTGCCGGTTCTGGCTTCGCAAATAGACCAAGCTGGGTGTGCCACCCCTTTCAACGAGTTGGCACAGTTCTTCAATGAGAAATTGAATCAAACAGTGGTTCGGCTGAGAAAGCATTTTCCTCATGCAGTATTCACATACGTGGACGTTTACTCTGTGAAGTATGAATTGATTTCTCAAGCCAAGAAAAATG GATTTGGGAACCCCTTGAGGGCATGCTGCGGGCATGGAGGCAAGTACAATTATAATATGAACTTGGGGTgtggagggaagaagaaggtggcAGGCAGACAAGTGTTGGTGGGGAGCTCGTGCGCAGATCCATGGCGTTATGTCAACTGGGATGGAGTCCACTACACGCAGGCCGGAAACAAGTTCGTGTTCGATCACATCGTTGACGGCAAATTCTCAGACCCACCTCGGCCCCTGCGGCTTGCATGCCACAAACATATCTAA
- the LOC116246716 gene encoding pentatricopeptide repeat-containing protein At1g08070, chloroplastic-like, with the protein MRVAAVSSSTPPATTSLLPYRHKQPPPPPLPQVGTARNPKSLLSRCKTINHVRQLHADIIKTGHIRNPFVAGNLLELLAITFPDAMDEAGLVFSHLEFPVAAHYNVMMRGYTAKDSPRDAIALFLQMLEDPVEPDAHSFSCALKSSSRLFAVDLGEGIHGLVVKFGVDGSAFVRNTLIHAYASFGYVDSARKLFDEMAERNVVAWNSMFAGYAKNGDWAEVVRLFGEMRVLDIQPDEVTLICVLTACGRVGDLGLGEWIHGHIKEVGVKPSRNLVTALVDMYGKCGQLDTARQLFDGMPERDVVAWSAMISAYNQWSRCRHALALFNEMQIAKVPPNEVTMVSVLSSCAVLGALENGKWVHFYVEKNKLRMTVNLGTALIDFYAKCGSIDNALKVFERMRQRNVLSWSVIIQGLANNGQGREAIAMFSRMQKENVKPNDVTFIGVLSACSHSGLVDEGWRYFASMSKDYGIRPRIEHYGCMVDMLGRAGMIEEAHCFIKNMPIPPNAIVWRTLLASCKVHGNVEVAEDALRHIMKLEPEHSGDYILLSSIYASAGRWDDSLRMRSEMKKRGIKKIPGCSLIEVDGVIHEFFAEDIMHPQSKEIYVAVEDMMQKLKASGYVPNTAEARLDADEEDKEISVSHHSEKLAIVFGLIHTLPGTTIRISKNLRVCNDCHSATKMISKVFNREIVVRDRNRFHHFRNGSCSCNDYW; encoded by the coding sequence ATGCGAGTCGCTGCAGTTTCAAGTTCAACTCCTCCTGCCACCACTTCACTCCTACCCTACCGCCACaagcagccaccgccgccgccgctaccacaAGTCGGCACTGCCCGCAACCCCAAGAGCCTCTTATCACGATGCAAGACCATCAATCACGTCCGTCAGCTCCATGCCGACATCATCAAGACCGGCCATATCCGCAACCCGTTTGTCGCCGGAAACCTCCTTGAGCTCCTCGCTATCACTTTCCCCGATGCCATGGACGAAGCCGGCCTGGTTTTCAGCCATCTCGAGTTCCCGGTGGCTGCCCACTACAACGTCATGATGAGAGGGTACACGGCCAAGGACTCCCCACGCGACGCCATCGCCTTGTTCTTGCAGATGCTCGAGGATCCGGTGGAGCCCGACGCCCACTCTTTCTCCTGCGCCCTCAAGTCCTCTTCCAGATTGTTTGCCGTTGACTTGGGCGAAGGGATTCACGGTCTCGTCGTGAAGTTTGGCGTCGATGGATCCGCCTTCGTCCGCAACACCTTGATTCATGCGTATGCGAGTTTTGGGTATGTCGATTCCGCGCGGAAATTGTTTGACGAAATGGCTGAGAGAAATGTGGTTGCTTGGAATTCCATGTTTGCTGGATATGCGAAGAATGGTGATTGGGCGGAGGTTGTGAGGTTGTTTGGAGAGATGCGTGTTTTGGACATTCAGCCGGACGAGGTAACTCTGATCTGTGTGCTCACGGCATGTGGGCGAGTAGGGGATTTAGGACTGGGTGAGTGGATTCATGGTCACATAAAAGAGGTGGGAGTGAAGCCTAGTAGGAATTTGGTGACTGCATTGGTGGATATGTATGGGAAATGCGGGCAGCTCGATACTGCACGACAATTGTTCGATGGAATGCCTGAGAGAGATGTTGTTGCTTGGAGCGCAATGATTTCTGCTTATAATCAATGGAGCCGCTGCAGACATGCTCTTGCATTATTTAACGAAATGCAAATTGCCAAGGTGCCACCCAATGAAGTCACCATGGTGAGCGTCCTTTCTTCTTGTGCCGTGCTGGGTGCccttgaaaatggaaagtgGGTTCATTTCTATGTCGAGAAGAATAAATTGAGAATGACTGTGAACCTTGGTACGGCGCTTATCGATTTCTATGCTAAATGCGGATCAATAGATAATGCGCTCAAAGTTTTTGAGAGAATGCGGCAGAGGAATGTCTTGTCGTGGAGTGTGATTATACAGGGTCTTGCTAATAACGGACAGGGGAGGGAGGCTATTGCCATGTTCTCTCGGATGCAGAAAGAGAATGTGAAGCCTAATGACGTTACGTTCATAGGAGTTCTCTCTGCTTGTAGTCATTCTGGGCTGGTAGACGAGGGATGGAGGTACTTTGCTAGCATGAGTAAAGATTATGGGATTCGACCAAGAATCGAGCACTACGGATGCATGGTTGATATGCTTGGTAGAGCTGGTATGATTGAAGAAGCACACTGCTTCATCAAAAACATGCCAATTCCACCTAATGCAATTGTGTGGAGAACCCTGCTTGCTTCTTGTAAAGTTCATGGCAACGTTGAAGTAGCTGAAGATGCGTTAAGACATATAATGAAGCTGGAACCTGAACACAGTGGGGATTATATCCTTCTGTCAAGTATATATGCTTCGGCAGGTAGGTGGGACGATTCACTGAGGATGAGATCCGAGATGAAGAAAAGAGGCATAAAGAAGATCCCAGGATGTAGCTTGATTGAGGTGGATGGTGTGATTCATGAATTCTTTGCTGAGGATATCATGCACCCCCAATCCAAGGAAATCTATGTTGCAGTTGAGGACATGATGCAGAAGCTGAAGGCTTCTGGCTATGTACCGAACACAGCAGAAGCCAGATTAGATGCAGATGAAGAGGATAAAGAAATATCTGTGTCTCATCATAGCGAGAAATTAGCAATTGTCTTCGGCCTTATTCATACTTTACCTGGAACCACAATCCGCATATCTAAGAACCTCCGAGTTTGTAATGATTGCCATTCTGCAACGAAAATGATCTCGAAGGTTTTTAATAGGGAAATTGTTGTTAGGGACCGCAATCGTTTCCACCATTTCAGAAACGGCTCTTGTTCTTGTAATGACTACTGGTAA